CTAACCCTAAAaatgtggaaacttttttaccTGAACTAATTGTAggattttcccaaaaacattaTCATAATGAACAAATGTTTGTCAATTTAAAGTAAAAGCAACGTTTATGAGTACAATAAAAATTGACTTTATCAAATGTATCCATAACAGAAAATGCAATTTTCGGACAATTCCAATTAATGCAATGCCCTAAAGAAATGGCATtgaagtttataaaataaatttctcaaaaaaaaaaaaatatgtttaaaaaaaaattttttctaaaaattcttttttatacaagaaatcaaatggcatacttggttttttgcaaaaaaaccatttaaaatagtgtttagttatttataaaaatcagattttatttttttttcactacttatgaaattccttaaaaatatcatgcctattttaaattttcctaattttgttaaatcaaaagccttaacattagagtaacttttaccataagagcaagtacgtgcgaccccagtcgtgcattttatttttgtctgctAATTCGATCAAGAAtgctaatgtaaatttttggcagtgaatAGGATAACTTTTGTAAATGCCCAGTTATAACTATCATTGAAATGCatcattgaaatttttctttccGTTTCTAAAAATATGAATCAATCTTAAATGGTTTTATAAGTGATAACAATTTTATGGTTATAAGTTAAAGAATATTTCATGTTAATACTCCATATAACCATAATTTGTctttaaaagcaaaataaaaattttcagtaAATGCATTTAAATGGTTACTCCCTTCTAAGATAATTTTCCTTTGATGATgtagagttttaatttttttgaaaatcctgcAGCACCCAAAATATGAGGAGTGTGGTAAGGCCAAGTTTTCCAgacaaaagtgtttaagtaaatATTATCTATAAAATACTTACATTTGCAGTCAATTGTAAATCTTccatttaaaaatatcattctgtaaaaatttttatttactaaGCTAAGCTTGAttagaaaatcataaaaaatcaaaGTCAAGCAATATTCAAGGGGGGTCTCCGCAAAGCACCATCAAGCCTTAGGGAGATATGATACACAACGTTACATTGCTTGATACATTTTCGAACAGGAAATTGTAGTTTtcggcaagaaaaaaataaaaaggttaaatatttggATATACCTAGTTCTAATTCTgaatttccaataaaattgcttgaattaaaaatttttttaatagctaACAGATCAGAAACAGAGAGACAAATGACTGTTTTTTAATCCCTAGAAGTTCTAATACTGTCCATTATTTTTTGACAACCAAACGATCCCTTGTCAAAACACAATAATGAAtccattgttaaaaaaaatttactcgaTAAAAAGGTGGATCCATCAGCCTATGTGAACTTAAGTCAACCCTCATATTGATGTGAAACCATTAAGCAAAGCTTTTTAGTGAACAACAAAGatcaattaatttcattattGTGGCTATTGTGACggagatattaatttttttttaatttaaacggtcactgtggtgtatgtgtaacactATTTTCTAATTTCTATTTATACTCTGATGAAATAATTTAACTAGGTATTGGGCCTTTGTTAATCTTCTATTGAtaataaaattgttgttttctgCTTAGCCGCCAGGTTTGTTCTGATCTGCAGAAGCTAAATAGAACAAAAAGTTGTACAATATTTATTCACATACGATTTATTGGTATAAGACATTTTTCTCAATCTAAATAACTCATATGGAtcttgtttttccttttttaaaactttttctttaacttaagaatgataaattaaaaataataaacagaggactatgtttattttttctggTATGGCAATATAAAATGACTATAATAAGTAAGTATTGTAAGTAGCTTTTAttcgttaattaaaaaaaaaaaaaactggaaggCAAATACCAACAACTAGTCTCAAGAACCCTTGGGAATCGCATCTTATCAGATTCCAGTAAACCTACGAATGAACTGTTTCGTTGCaattcaaatttaaagaaaGAATTTCAGGGCATGCGATAAGTAGATCAATTTGTTAGCATCTATTTGTCTCCCTGTATAATTATCCAGATAACGTTATGAGGTACTATATACTATTCATTTGCCTGAGGCTAGGGCAGTGAATAAATTTACTCACAAAGGATTTGAAATAATAtgctattattttaaataagctAAAATTGGCCACATAAAAACACAGTGGATTTCCGAAATAATTGAACTCATTACAGAAAAGAAGAGGTTATTCCTCTTGCATATAGGGAAGCCTGTACCATATATTctcaaaaagtaataaaatatttaacctAACATATAAATGTCTAAGAAGAAGAATACCTACGAAAGATAAGAAATTTTCACAAAAGAGAATAATATAGCAAATATTTATCTGCATTCAATgataagaaattattaatttttttttcttgcaaatcgTTGTAATATTCATTCAGTCAGATACGAACCACCTAAATGTCTGCGATGCAATGctgtttttaacaaataaaaatgttactgCATTAGTATCATATTTTACAACACATAACCTCAATGTTTTGTCAGCGATaacacaaattttgaaatttggttttggctttaacatttttaaacaattaagtttTTGTCATTTTAAAGCGGCCCAAATTCAAGGTACAACACCGAATAACAATGATTCTACCATTGTTATAACCATCGAGGCAAATGAAAAAACTCCACTCTTAGGAGGCGCTTGGAAGCAAAATCCATCGTCAGGAAATTGCGCACAGAAATTAAATGGCAGCGGTGGATTaggagatttaaaattttgtgattttcgtGTGCTGGGAATTGCTGTTTTATTAGTTGGAGGTTTTACAATTGCCACCTACCTTCTGGTTACGGAATGTAAGTTTCAAGATTTTAgcaaatgaataaataaaagaattaatcacacgtttctttttcttaaacAGCTCGTTTACCATCAGCTAGATTCGCATTGGACTTAGTAAACCGTGATGTTTGGACTCAAACAGTTATTCCTTTGGGTAAGCTTCTAAACGATTCGaaagttttgcatatacttatGGTACAAACTGGAGgtcaaatttgtatggaacttTACAGCTGCATGGATGTTCTCAGAGAAATGCaggtaatttaaaaatgttcaatcAGTAATTTTACTTTACcactttattttatattttaacaattGATTTGGAAAGTAGATTTAGATTTTGTGTTATTGCACTGATAGCATTTCCTTGAAGAATATTACCTAAAAAATGTTGATGGGAAAGACCAACAAAAGTACTATATCTGCCTTTCCTTGATATAACAAGTAGTAGTctagtcttaaaataaaataataatacaaaacatGATCCAAGGAATTTAAACATCTAACTTTATAACCTATAAAAGGTCTGTAAATGGCCAAGGTTGCAACATTTGAAGAGTAAGCTTCAATGGTCACTGTGACGTAAGGTGCAAACATCTTGTCTATTAAAAAAACTAACCAACAAACTATTTGGCCTTTTCTTGATCACTTTGATGAACAAAGTCCAAATAGatacaacaaaaattgaattcgtTATGGTAGATTTGATTAATagacaaaaatgttacacatacaccacagtgaccgttttagttttcacttcaaaaatttaatatcgcTGTCACCATAGTAAAATCAATTGATCTTCATTGCTCATTTACAAACCTTTTTAATTATTAGGATGGTTGTTTGAAATAGATGGTTGCAACTCAGGCTATGCTTGATGATTCCAAATCAACATAAAGGATGTATGTCTTCAGTTCAAGTAGTAATGGCCATGTAATGGATCCAAGTCGATAgcgagcaatttttttttttatcgctgGAAATCTCGCGCTTTAAAAATCGCTTTCATCATAACAGTGTAGCCTTAAAGATCGAAATCTTAAATCAAATGATTTAAAATCTCCGTTCCTTGgtattagaaataaaatgcacgactgggtcgcacgtacttgctttaaaagttcaaaacctttttatgttagtttacttgtagattttaagagcttcCTCTGTAActataaattttgaagaaattttgttgtatgATGTTGGGGAAAAGCTGAcatttggcaatttttttttaacttttttgagaaaatttaaaaatgcagtgtTATTGAAATTTCTTTGAATATTGCGTGTGCAAAGTTTGATcaatatcgttagagccattttcgaaatatttggtataacttgaaaaatttgtatgggaggtacactttctaagtgacatataaaaatacaaaaaaaagcgactttcaaaattctataaaaatcatctgtaccaaacttgaagaaaatccgtccacccgtttaggctgtggaaatgtgtacagatggacgtatagacgtacagacgcacggacggaattgcaagacccactttttcggacatctccatcatcgtaatgttggtttttgttgaaaacctcaaatttttttttccacacgaaaccaatacttgcaagtaaaaaattttaatgtacaAAAAGTTAAGTAAATCTCTGCAAGCAAATACGCCAAATGCAGTTTGTGCATCTATAACTCAATACGGGCGTGGCGAATAGATAATAATTGCTCGAGGTCGAATAGTTGAAGTTTTCACTTAACACAATAGCCaaacaatataaacaaaaattggaccTTCACcactttttttacttgcgatataggcactatagggcaagtttaggattcgtaaaaaaaaatcgaactcgagataacaattttacatgacattacgatgatggagaatgccaaaaaagtgggtccggcaattctgtctgtctgtctctgtgtctgtgtgtctgtctctatctggagctgcagcctaaacgagtgaagtgattttcttcaaactttttagttagcagtttttggtgattccctagaggggaaattgaaattttacagtacctgccatataacggaaatagaaaagttaatttttttcaaaaacggctctaacgattttgattaaaatttttaaaaaaaatttcaacatttttttttgaaaaatcaattttttaaaaacggatcgatgaaaaattttgaaatttagtttttatgtgtaaattaattgtttcttcaaaatggcataccaactttttttttgaaaaaatgttaaaaaaattttatatataaaaaattatttttttaaaaaacggctccaacgattttcgaaattttttttctaaaaatacaagtaataaaatggcatacttagttttttgtaagagatcatTTAAAGcggtatttaattatattttttttttgcaccacttatgaaattccgtgcaaatatcaaattttaaattttattttattttgttcaatgaagctttaacattagagtaacttttaccataagagcaagtacgtgcgaccccagtcgtgcaattcatttttcattgaattgagACCACTGTAGCTGTAGGgtcatacatataaaaaatgctATTCTCATTCCGAATTTTTTATAGTACCATGAAAAGTGATCTCTGCTTAGCTATTCGGACAGGTCCCTTCCATTcttgcaaaataaaattacacggtgcgacactgaaaatacacccgagaaataacatagtgtaggctgttcgtatggtcgaataatgcataaaaatatttttgttatatttttggaaccctccatcttttttgtatttacaaaaaaccatttttacagaccttacgatgtaatctatcaatatttcagtcatttttctaacaactctcaatatgttatatgtttttataaagaagatttccagaccttttgaatgatgtatagaagtctattgtttaaacaaattaagtgtaggtttttatcccacaaatcttgaaaaagtgattttttcacaattttttcaactttacccaattttgtttgcaaaataaaacaaacaaaaaaataaagtaaggttatattctgaaagaatatacatttaggcacaaattggcgtattttttttattgaatttgaccaaaactgcggaatctatgctattttttcgtaaatagaaaatgtggtttttcatgatgtgaattgcaaggtgcacaatagggtgttcgttattttaaaataataagaatttctatgctc
This DNA window, taken from Episyrphus balteatus chromosome 2, idEpiBalt1.1, whole genome shotgun sequence, encodes the following:
- the LOC129912545 gene encoding peptidoglycan-recognition protein SC2 isoform X1, with product MRAAQIQGTTPNNNDSTIVITIEANEKTPLLGGAWKQNPSSGNCAQKLNGSGGLGDLKFCDFRVLGIAVLLVGGFTIATYLLVTESRLPSARFALDLVNRDVWTQTVIPLGKLLNDSKVLHILMVQTGGQICMELYSCMDVLREMQKIQGNAHGEIPYNFLIGGDGQTYEVRGWNHESGLSILPQQSSLVIGFIGNYTFVPPTDTQCTSALSIVNESMQRKKLHSSYQVFGLRNLSISHFDGEALFNRISKWQRFVTLLNVL
- the LOC129912545 gene encoding peptidoglycan-recognition protein SC2 isoform X2, which produces MRGTTPNNNDSTIVITIEANEKTPLLGGAWKQNPSSGNCAQKLNGSGGLGDLKFCDFRVLGIAVLLVGGFTIATYLLVTESRLPSARFALDLVNRDVWTQTVIPLGKLLNDSKVLHILMVQTGGQICMELYSCMDVLREMQKIQGNAHGEIPYNFLIGGDGQTYEVRGWNHESGLSILPQQSSLVIGFIGNYTFVPPTDTQCTSALSIVNESMQRKKLHSSYQVFGLRNLSISHFDGEALFNRISKWQRFVTLLNVL